The following is a genomic window from Candidatus Bathyarchaeia archaeon.
GCATGCAGCTCTCGCTGGATTACCATGTTATGTTTTCATTCCATCCAATACTGAGAGGGGTAAGGTTCTTCAGGCAGCCGCTTATGGAGCCAAGATAGTTGCTGTTAAAGGAACCTATGATGACGCTAATAGGCTTGCCGCCCAAGCCGCCTACGAGTTTGATTGGGGGATAGTGAACATAAATGTGCGGCCATACTATGTTGAAGGCTCGAAAACTATTGTTTTTGAAATTTGTGAGCAGCTTGGTTGGAGGGCTCCGGAAAACATCATAATACCTGTGGGGAGTGGGGCACTACTGTGCGCCATATGGAGGGGGCTAAAGCAGTTTAGAGAGCTTGAGCTGATCAATGGTTTTAAAACGAGATTAATAGGGGCGCAGCCAGAGGGCTGCTCGCCTATAGTTAAAGCCTTTAAGGATAACTCAGAAGACATTTTCCCCGTTGAGAAGCCTGAAACTATCGCTAGGAGCCTAGCTATAGGCGATCCAGGCGATGGAGTCTACGCTTTGAGGGCTATTAAAGAGTCTGGGGGGTTAGCCGAGTATGCGACAGATGAAGAGATAATTGAGGGAATGAGACTTCTAGCGAAGACTGAGGGAATTTTTGCTGAACCAGCTGGTGGAGTTACCATAGCCGTCCTGAAAAAGCTTATTGAGTCAGGCGATATAGGCAAAGATGAAGAGGTTGTTTGCTGTATTACTGGCAGCGGCTTTAAATCACTAGAGATTTTCTCGGCAGACGCTGCGAGTATAATTGAGGTGGAGCCTAACTTTAACAGCCTCAAGAATCTGGCAAGGTTGGGAGGCGTTATGTAATATGGCTAAAGTGAAAGTAACCTTGTTTGGTGTATTAGCGAAAATAGCAGGCGAAAAGATAATTTATGTTAATGCTTCAACGCTTAGGGAGACTCTTGATGAAGTTGCCGCCAAGTATGGGGAGGATCTTAAAAATAGGATCTTAGATGAAAAAGGGAATCTGAGAAGATTCGTCAACATATACGTGAACGGGAGAGACGTGAGGTTCACAGGCATATTAGAGACAAGGCTGAACGAGAATGACGAGATCTCAATTATCCCAGCGGTTGGGGGTGGATAACATGGTTAATTTAATCCTTATAGGATTTGGAAATGTAGGTCGAGGGTTGGCTGAAATCCTCATGTTGCGCCGCCGAACACTTAAAGATAGATATGGGCTAGATTTTAAGGTTGTCGCAATAGTTGATCGTGGTGGAGCAGTAATCTCAGAAGCAGGGGTAGATTTAACTAGAGCCCTAGAAGTTAAGAGGTCTTTGGGTTCGGTCTCAGCCATGAAGTTCATAGGCAAACCAGGTCTCTCAGCTATGGAGGTTATAGAGGAAATTGATGGAGACATAGTTGTAGAGACTACATCAAACAACTTGGAAAGTGGTGAGCCAGGGTTAACGCATATTAAGAGGGCTTTAACATCCGGTAAACATGTTGTTACAACCAATAAGGGCCCGCTTGCCCTAGCTCTTCCCAGCCTCCTAGACCTAGCGCAGAGGGAGGGTATGATTTTAAGGTTTAGTGGTGCTGTGGGTGGAGCTATACCCATCCTAGACTTCATAAGAAACCTTCTTTGTGGGGACGAGATGCTGTCCATTCAAGGGGTTTTGAACGGGACAACAAACTATATTCTCTGGAGCATGTCTGAGAGACATTTAACAATGGATCAAGCGGTAGCTGAGGCGCAAAGGTTAGGTTATGCTGAAAAGAATATTTCCTACGATATTGATGGTTTAGATACTGCGTCAAAAATCA
Proteins encoded in this region:
- a CDS encoding homoserine dehydrogenase gives rise to the protein MVNLILIGFGNVGRGLAEILMLRRRTLKDRYGLDFKVVAIVDRGGAVISEAGVDLTRALEVKRSLGSVSAMKFIGKPGLSAMEVIEEIDGDIVVETTSNNLESGEPGLTHIKRALTSGKHVVTTNKGPLALALPSLLDLAQREGMILRFSGAVGGAIPILDFIRNLLCGDEMLSIQGVLNGTTNYILWSMSERHLTMDQAVAEAQRLGYAEKNISYDIDGLDTASKIIIIANYIMGLRISLRDVNIKGIRGITPEDLLEAKRRGFTIRLIGFISHDEVKVSPEEIPLDDPLSVGSNLNAVKVDCAHSGQHVAIGPGAGGRETASSVMRDIIIIINDVYRKENGGKSPLKNCSCRAFLSAPYPTRIGRG
- a CDS encoding threonine synthase → MKTLKKNGHIKALKCRECGREYPPAKIHACEECFGPLEVIYNIDSINISKPVIETRSKTLWRYRELLPLEDEKKIVDLGAGFTPLQECKRLAETLRVKKLYIKNDTVNPTGSFKDRPATVAISKSLEFGFRAVGCASTGNLAAATAAHAALAGLPCYVFIPSNTERGKVLQAAAYGAKIVAVKGTYDDANRLAAQAAYEFDWGIVNINVRPYYVEGSKTIVFEICEQLGWRAPENIIIPVGSGALLCAIWRGLKQFRELELINGFKTRLIGAQPEGCSPIVKAFKDNSEDIFPVEKPETIARSLAIGDPGDGVYALRAIKESGGLAEYATDEEIIEGMRLLAKTEGIFAEPAGGVTIAVLKKLIESGDIGKDEEVVCCITGSGFKSLEIFSADAASIIEVEPNFNSLKNLARLGGVM
- a CDS encoding ubiquitin-like small modifier protein 1: MAKVKVTLFGVLAKIAGEKIIYVNASTLRETLDEVAAKYGEDLKNRILDEKGNLRRFVNIYVNGRDVRFTGILETRLNENDEISIIPAVGGG